The Mycolicibacterium neoaurum DNA segment CCGCCGACCCAGCAGGGCGGCACCGCCGACGGCACCGAGGCTCAGCACCGCGCACGCCACCGCCGCGGTGATCAACAGCGTCTGGTTGCTCCCCCCGGTGGCCGGAGCCTCCTCGGCGGCCAGCCGCAGCCGATAGTCACCGGGCAGCGGACCTTCCCGCGGTGCGTCGAGACCCGGGTACTGCTGAGTCCGGTGCACCTCGAACATCCGCTCGCCGCCCGCGCTCTGCTTCCACACACCCCAGGCCGGCGTCGCACCGTCGAGCAACACCCGGCGTTCCCCGTAGCGGGCGTCATCGCCGATATCGACGACGCGCTGCACGCGGAAGGGTTCGTACACCGCGTCGGAGTAGCGGACCTGCACCGGCACATTGTCGTAGCGGAACAGCGGCGGCGGGGGCGGCGGCGCGATGGCCCCGATATTGGCGATCGTCGGGATGAACCCGCCGCCGAAGAAGCTGCCCACGGCCACCCCGACCGCGGTGCTGACCACGGTGTTGACGGTGTTGAGCACCACCGCGGTGAAGCTGTACGCCGCGAGGTCGGCCACATACATGACCATCCGCTGCAGCGGCGGGATCGTCACCACGCGCGGCTGATTCTCGTACTCGTAGACGATGCGCACCGGGTCGCGATAGGGGTTGACGATCATCGGCCGGTAGAACTCGTCGTACTGGACCCAGTCCGGGCTCCACTGCCGCACCCGGTTGTCCCAGTCGCGCTGGTCGGCGCGCAGCTCACGCTGGTCCGCACGCAGCTGGCGCTGATCCTCGCGGAGTTGGAGCTGGTCCTCGCGCAGCTCACGGCGCTCCTGTGCCAGCCGATCGCGCTCCTCAGCCAGACCGACCAGCGATGACAGCGCAGCCAGGTCCTCGACCTTGGCCGGCTCCGGCTTGACCTCGACCGGCGCGGCCTTGCTGGCCAGCACGACATCATCGGCGGGGGCCTCCAGCACGGCGGGCTTCACGGTCTCGATGACGCGGGCCATCGGCTCGACTCGTTCGGTGTCGGTGGGCTGCTCGGTTTCCGCGGTCGGCTCGGTCGACCCGGTCGATTCGGTGGGCTTCTCGGTGCTGGGAGTTGCCGGGGCGTCGGTGGTCGACTCGGCCGGCTTCTCGGTGGTGGGAGTTGCCGAGGCGTCGGTGCTCGACGGCGGCGGGGTCTCGGTGCGCGCCCCGCGGGTGGCGGGCTCCTGGGTCGCGGGCTCCCGGGTGCCGGGCACAGCGCTTGTGGACGGCACAGCGCTGGTGGACGGCGGCGTGACCGACGTGGTCGTCACCTGGGCGCTCGAACGGGTGGTGGTCGTCTCGGGTGCCCGGGTGGGCTGCGGGGCAACCGTTTCCGGCACAGGCGCCGTTGCGGGTGCCCGGGTCGGCTCGACCGCGCGCGTCGGCACCGGAGCCTGGGTAGTGGCCGGAGCCTGGGTCGGGACCGGAGCCTGGGTCGGCACGGGTGCGACAACGGTCGTGGCGGCCGGGGCGGGAGCCTCGGCGGTGACAGCGGGCTCGGCCTCGGAGCGACCGCCTGAGCCGGCCTCGGCGCCACCACCGGCAGGCGAGGGTTCCTCGACGACCGTCGTCTCCACGACCGCGGTCTCACCGGAACCCGGCTCGGCCAGCGCGGGCGTCACCCCGACGGTCAGCGCGGTCAAGGACATCACCACGGTGGATGCCACGCCGGCCACCAGGCCGCGTCGCAGGAACTCGTCACGTGCGGCACTCATGGTGCATCGACTCCTCGAAGATCAGGAGCAGGGCAATTCTCAGCCACTACTGCGGTTCGCAGTCATCTCCCCCGACACCGGCCGTACGGCCCAGCAGCTGTCTCGCATGGTTCATCGCTGTGGACGCCCCAGCGTTACATCCGGCGTCTACCTGATTTCAGCCCCTGACGCGATGCGTCACACAGAACTGAAGCCAGGTACGTCCCGCCCGCCGGAGAGCTACCGGAGTTCAGCCGTCGGCACCAAGACACCGGTGAGACGGAAGCCAGGTAGATCACGCGGTGGTCGGAGCCGACGCACCGCGGCATCTGACACCATCGTCGGGTGACGCCCCGCGAGTTCGTCCTGACCGACGAATTCCGCGACGCCATGGAACTGCTCGCCGGCGGCAGGCATCTGTTCCTGACCGGCAAGGCGGGCACCGGCAAGTCGACGCTGATCCGGCGGTTCATGTCACAGACCGACCGCACCGTCGTGGTGGCCGCCCCGACCGGGATCGCCGCGCTGAACGTCGGCGGCTACACCATCCATCGGCTGTTCGGCTTCACCCCCACCACCAGCCTGGCCGATATCAAAACCGGCAGCTACTACCCCGGCCGGTTCGCCCGCACGGTCAAGGGCCTGGACACCCTCATCATCGACGAGGCCTCGATGGTCCGTGCCGACCTCTTCGACAAGATGGCCGCCGCACTGCAACGGTACGGACCCGATCCCGGCGCCCCGTTCGGCGGTGTCCAGCTGGTCCTGGTCGGTGATCTGTACCAGCTGCCGCCGGTGGTCACCGAGGCCGAAACCGACTTCTTCACCGATCGCTACGCCACCCCGTACTTCTTCTCCGCGGACGCCTTCGACCGCGACGCGTTCCCGATGGTCTCACTCACCACCGTGTTCCGGCAGCTCGGCGACGACCGAATGACCGCCATCCTCAACGAGATCCGCGAAGGGGTGCTGCTCGGGCACGCGCTGGCCGAGCTGAACACCCGCACCGACCCGGAGTTCGTTCCGCCCGCCGACGAGTTCTGGTTGACCCTGGCGCCGACGAACCGGCTGGTATCGGCCCGCAACCGGCGGCAGCTGGAGCTGCTGCCCGGCGACGAGATCACCCACCACGCCCGCCACACCGGCGATCTGAGCCTGTTCGACCCGCCTGCCGATGAGACCCTGCGCTTCAAGGTCGGCGCCCAGATCATGATGCTGGCCAACGATCCCGCCGACCGCTGGGTCAACGGCACCCTCGGCAGGATCATCGCGCAGGTGAGCGACGGAACCGGCGTGGTCGTCGAGTTCACCGACGGCAGCCGCGCCGAGGTCACCCCCTTCACCTGGGAGGCGACCCGGCCCGTCGTCGACAGCGGCTCGCTGCAGCACGAGGTGTGCGGCACCTTCACCCAGCTGCCGTTCGCACTGGCCTGGGCGATCACCATCCACAAGAGCCAGGGCCAGACCCTGGACCGGTTGGTCGTCGACCTCACCGGCGGGATGTTCTCCTACGGCCAGCTCTATGTCGCACTGAGCCGCTGCACCTCGATGAGCGGCCTGGTGCTCAAACGGCCGGTGCTTCCCAAGGATCTGAAGACCGACCGCCGGATCGCCCGGTTCCTGCGCAGCGCCGAGCCCGACGACGGCAGCGCCCGACGCTACTGCGGTATCGGGATCGTCACCGTCGGCGAGGAGGGCAGGATGTCGCGGCCGAGGCCGGTCGAGCTGGCCGTGGCCTTCGACGACGGCACCGCGGTGAGCACGCTGATCAATCCGCAACGCGATCTGGCCGACGCGCGGTCGGCATACGGGATCAGCGTCGCCGACATCCTGCTTGCCCCGACGCTGGCCGAGGCATGGGGTGTCATCGCCCCGATGCTCAGCGGTTGCACCCCCGTCGGGCCGGGTATCGACGAGACGCTCGGATTGATCGACTTCGAGCTCAAACGTCTCGGGCAGACGGTGGTGATGCCGCTCGGGGCCGAGGCGCCCCGGGCCAGCCCCACCGGTGGCACCGCCCTGCGGCGTGCCACCGATGCGCTGACATCGTTCAGCGAAACCGGTGTCACGCCAACCGGTTCGACGCCGTTCGGCGATCCACCGGAATCACTGACCGGCCATCTGTTGACCCGCGATCCGGCCGCGACGCCGGTCTCGGCCCGGCTGCCCGCGCTCTCGGCGCTGCTCGATGTCAGCAGGTATGTCGGGCCGGCGCTGCTCGGCCTGCCGTCGTCCGCGACGCCTCCCCCGGACACGCCGTGGACCCACGCGGCCCGCCACTCGGTAGCCGCGCAGTTGCGCGCCGCCGCCGGCCGGATCCAGCCCACCGAACAGGTGTGGCAGCGCCTGCACGACGCCGAGGAACTGCTCGGCGTCGAGATCCTCGACCCGGCGCTGCGATCACACGCAGCCGGCCCCGATATCGAGGCGGTCCTGCAACCGGGCGCCCGGGTGTGTTTCACCGGGACCGCACTCGACGATGCCGGCCGGGAGCTATCGCGGGAGGAGATGATGCGCATCGCCGAGCAGGCCGGCCTGGCCCCGGTGAAGACCGTCACCAAGACCCGCTGCGAGGTGGTGGTGACCGCCGAACCCGGCAGCCAGTCCGGTAAGGCCCGCAAGGCTCACGAACTCGGCAAACCCGTGTTCACCGCGCAGGACTTCCTGCGATGGGCCCGCCACCGCCCGTCATCGCCGCGCACACCTTAAGGTCGAACCCGTGAACCGGCTGGACCGCTTCTTCGAAATCACCGCTCGCGGCTCGACGATCTCCTCGGAGCTGCGCGGCGGCGTCGTCACGTTCATCGCGATGGCCTACATCATCGTGCTGAACCCGATCATCCTGTCCGGGGCGCCCGACGTCACCGGCAACCAGCTGGGCTTCACCCAGGTATCCGCGGTCACCTCGCTGGCCGCCGGGGTGATGACCATCCTGTTCGGTCTCATCGCGCGGTTGCCGTTCGCATTCGCCGCCGGCCTGGGCATCAACTCGTTCCTGGCCTCCTCGGTGGTCGGCGAGCTCACCTGGGCCGAGGCGATGGGCCTGGTGGTCATCAACGGCATCATCATCGTGCTGCTGGCGGTCACCGGGTTGCGCAGGCTGATCTTCGATGCGGTGCCCATCCAGCTGAAGCTGGCCATCACCGCGGGCATCGGGCTGTTCATCCTGTTCATCGGGCTCGTCGACGCCGGTTTCGTCGCCTCCACCGGCGGCCCGTCACCGCCGGTCGGCCTCGGCAGCGGAGGCGCGGGATCGATCAGCAGCATCCCCACCGTGGTCTTCGTGTTCACCCTGCTACTGACCGGCATCCTGGTGGCCCGCAAGATCCGCGGTGGCATCCTCATCGGTCTCATCACCGGCACCGTCGTCGCCGTCGCCATCGAGGCCATCTGGCATCTGGGGTCGGCCACCGAGAAACCCGGGGGCTGGGGCCTTTCGGTGCCGACGCTGAGCGGTTCACCGTTCGCGGTGCCGGATCTGTCGCTGGTCGGCGAGTTCAGCCTCGACAGCGTCGGCCGGATCGGCATCCTGGCCGCCGTCATGCTGGTGTTCACGCTGGTCTTCACCAACTTCTTCGACGCCATGGGCACCTTCACCGGATTGTCCAAACAGGCCGGCGTCGCCGATGACAAGGGCAACTTCCCCCGCCTGCAGTCCGCGCTCGTCGTCGAGGGTGCCGGCGCGGTGGTCGGTGGCGCGGCATCGGCGTCGTCGAACACGGTGTTCATCGAGTCCGGGGCCGGTATCGGCGAGGGTGCCCGCACGGGATTGGCCAGCCTGGTCACCGGCACGCTGTTCCTGGCCGCGATGTTCCTGACGCCGCTGGCCGCGATCGTGCCCACCGAGGTGGCCGCGGCGGCGCTGGTGATCGTCGGCGCGATGATGGCCTCGCACCTGCGCGATATCGACCTCGCCGATTTCTCGATCGCGCTGCCGGTCGTGCTGACGGTGGCGGTGATGCCGCTGAGCTACTCGATCGCCAACGGTATCGGCGTGGGCTTCATCTCCTGGGTGATCGTGCGGACCGCGGCAGGCAAGGGTCGCGAGATCAGCCCACTGCTGTGGGTCGTCGCCGCCGGGTTCCTGCTGTACTTCGCGCGCGGGTGGATCGATTCGCTGATCGGGGTATGACCGTCGACGTCGAAAAGTCAACCCGTCGAACGCATCTCATCCGGCTGGCGCTGCTGGCCGCGTTTTTGCTCGGCCTGTGGTACCTGATCGGCATCAAGGGTGTCGTCGACTTGGAGGAGATCCGCGCCGGTGTCGCGGCCACCGGGCCCGCCGCCCCGCTGGTCTATGTCATCGTCTCGGCGGTGCTGGGCAGCCTGTTCGTGCCCGGTCCACTGCTGGCGGCGGGCAGCGGGGTGCTGTTCGGACCCCTGGTCGGTGTCTTTGTGACCCTCGGCGCCACCGTCGGCACCGCGACCATCGCCAGCATCGCCGGTCGGCGGGCAGGCCGGGACAGCACCCGGGCGCTACTTGGCTCCGAACGGGCCGACCGGATGGACGCGCTGATCTCCCGCGGCGGACTGTGGGCCGTGGTGGGCCAACGCTTCGTCCCCGGCATCTCCGATGCCGCCGCCTCCTACACCTTCGGCGCCTTCGGGGTTCCGTTGTGGCAGATGGTGATCGGCTCGTTCATCGGCTCGGCGCCGCGTGCCTTCGTCTACACCGCGCTCGGGGCCTCCGTCGGCGATCTGTCCTCGCCGCTGGTCTACGCCGCCATCGGGGTCTGGTGTGTCACCGCGGTCATCGGCGCTTTTGCCGCTCATCGCGGTCTGCGCGGCTGGCGGGCGTCGCGAACGCGCGGCGACAACTCCGAAAACGAATGATTCGGTCCTCGATTCGCACAATGGCCGCTTCTGCCGCATGATCGGTCCATGAAGCGCGATGTCGGTGCCGAGCTCGAGGTCGACATCACCGCCCCCACCACGCTGGAATTCCAGATCGCGGTGGCGCCGCACCCGGGCGCCGAGGTCTACGAGTCGCTGAGCTTCGCTCTGGACGGACAACCGATCCAGGCCCAGGAGATCACCGGAACCCACGGCAACCGCATCCACAAATTCGACGTGGGCACCGGTCATCTACGGGTCGACTATTCGGCCACCGTCATCGGCTACGCCGATCCGCCGCCGGTCACCGATCACGACCTCTCGGTGTATCTGCGCCCCAGCCGATATGCCGAGGCGGACAAGCTGTTCGGTTTCGCCGGTACCGAATTCGGCGATCAGGCCGAGCCCGCCGAGCTTTTGGAGCGCATTGCCGGCTGGGTCGGCCGCCGCCTGCAGTACGTCCCGGGTTCCAGCGACCCGATCGACGGTGCGGTGGACACCATGCTGGCCGGCGCCGGCGTGTGCCGCGACTATGCGCATCTGGTGGTGGCGTTGCTGCGTGCGGTCAAGGTGCCCGCGAGGCTGGTCTCGGTGTACGCACCGGGTCTGTATCCCATGGACTTCCACGCCGTCGCCGAGGCATTCGTGGACGGTCAGTGGCGGGTGGTCGACGCCACCCTGTTGGCGCCCAGGGAGAGTCTGGTCCGGATCGCCACCGGCCGCGATGCCGCCGACACCGCGTTCCTGGACAACCACAGCGGAGCGATCAACCTGAGTTTGCTCTCGGTGCGCGCCATCACCGACGGCGTGCTGCCGACCGATCAGATCGATCAGCTGGCCACCCTGCGCTGACGCCAGAAGTGCTCGACGCCATAGGTTTCGGCGCTCAGTTCGGCCAGCACCGCGATGCTGTTGCTGCTTCCCGTCGCCACGTAGACCACATCGCCGTCGGG contains these protein-coding regions:
- a CDS encoding AAA family ATPase, with protein sequence MELLAGGRHLFLTGKAGTGKSTLIRRFMSQTDRTVVVAAPTGIAALNVGGYTIHRLFGFTPTTSLADIKTGSYYPGRFARTVKGLDTLIIDEASMVRADLFDKMAAALQRYGPDPGAPFGGVQLVLVGDLYQLPPVVTEAETDFFTDRYATPYFFSADAFDRDAFPMVSLTTVFRQLGDDRMTAILNEIREGVLLGHALAELNTRTDPEFVPPADEFWLTLAPTNRLVSARNRRQLELLPGDEITHHARHTGDLSLFDPPADETLRFKVGAQIMMLANDPADRWVNGTLGRIIAQVSDGTGVVVEFTDGSRAEVTPFTWEATRPVVDSGSLQHEVCGTFTQLPFALAWAITIHKSQGQTLDRLVVDLTGGMFSYGQLYVALSRCTSMSGLVLKRPVLPKDLKTDRRIARFLRSAEPDDGSARRYCGIGIVTVGEEGRMSRPRPVELAVAFDDGTAVSTLINPQRDLADARSAYGISVADILLAPTLAEAWGVIAPMLSGCTPVGPGIDETLGLIDFELKRLGQTVVMPLGAEAPRASPTGGTALRRATDALTSFSETGVTPTGSTPFGDPPESLTGHLLTRDPAATPVSARLPALSALLDVSRYVGPALLGLPSSATPPPDTPWTHAARHSVAAQLRAAAGRIQPTEQVWQRLHDAEELLGVEILDPALRSHAAGPDIEAVLQPGARVCFTGTALDDAGRELSREEMMRIAEQAGLAPVKTVTKTRCEVVVTAEPGSQSGKARKAHELGKPVFTAQDFLRWARHRPSSPRTP
- a CDS encoding transglutaminase family protein codes for the protein MKRDVGAELEVDITAPTTLEFQIAVAPHPGAEVYESLSFALDGQPIQAQEITGTHGNRIHKFDVGTGHLRVDYSATVIGYADPPPVTDHDLSVYLRPSRYAEADKLFGFAGTEFGDQAEPAELLERIAGWVGRRLQYVPGSSDPIDGAVDTMLAGAGVCRDYAHLVVALLRAVKVPARLVSVYAPGLYPMDFHAVAEAFVDGQWRVVDATLLAPRESLVRIATGRDAADTAFLDNHSGAINLSLLSVRAITDGVLPTDQIDQLATLR
- a CDS encoding NCS2 family permease, giving the protein MNRLDRFFEITARGSTISSELRGGVVTFIAMAYIIVLNPIILSGAPDVTGNQLGFTQVSAVTSLAAGVMTILFGLIARLPFAFAAGLGINSFLASSVVGELTWAEAMGLVVINGIIIVLLAVTGLRRLIFDAVPIQLKLAITAGIGLFILFIGLVDAGFVASTGGPSPPVGLGSGGAGSISSIPTVVFVFTLLLTGILVARKIRGGILIGLITGTVVAVAIEAIWHLGSATEKPGGWGLSVPTLSGSPFAVPDLSLVGEFSLDSVGRIGILAAVMLVFTLVFTNFFDAMGTFTGLSKQAGVADDKGNFPRLQSALVVEGAGAVVGGAASASSNTVFIESGAGIGEGARTGLASLVTGTLFLAAMFLTPLAAIVPTEVAAAALVIVGAMMASHLRDIDLADFSIALPVVLTVAVMPLSYSIANGIGVGFISWVIVRTAAGKGREISPLLWVVAAGFLLYFARGWIDSLIGV
- a CDS encoding TVP38/TMEM64 family protein yields the protein MTVDVEKSTRRTHLIRLALLAAFLLGLWYLIGIKGVVDLEEIRAGVAATGPAAPLVYVIVSAVLGSLFVPGPLLAAGSGVLFGPLVGVFVTLGATVGTATIASIAGRRAGRDSTRALLGSERADRMDALISRGGLWAVVGQRFVPGISDAAASYTFGAFGVPLWQMVIGSFIGSAPRAFVYTALGASVGDLSSPLVYAAIGVWCVTAVIGAFAAHRGLRGWRASRTRGDNSENE